One part of the Vitis riparia cultivar Riparia Gloire de Montpellier isolate 1030 chromosome 15, EGFV_Vit.rip_1.0, whole genome shotgun sequence genome encodes these proteins:
- the LOC117931660 gene encoding cytochrome P450 714C2-like encodes MIVSVVLGGVVGLFIYLYNTLILNPKRLQLRLGKQGIRGPSPSFLVGNIPQIKRIQTQKAHSTTPKHVPIAHDWYCTLFAYIEQWRNQYGAMFTYSSGNTQLLCITDPEMVKQISLCTSLKLGKPAYMLKERKPMFGEGIISSSGHIWAYQKKVIAPELYLDKVKGMVDLMVVSTSSMLRSWESRIDKEGGIAEIKVDEYLRNSTADVISRACFGSSYDQGKDIFLKLRTLQQVMSKAFLYFGVPGFRHLPTKTNRETWRLEKEIDSMILRIVKQRIRAAEEKDLMQMILKGAKTGDGEYDGASLGISPEKFMVDNCKNIYFAGHETTATTAAWALMLLATHPEWQTRARNEVLEICKDGALPDADMLRSMKTLTMVIQETLRLYPVAAFLARQGSEDMQFKDIIVPKNVVIWIPVPFLHQNPDVWGPDAHLFNPERFANGILGACKIPQAYMHFGMGIRTCVGQQFAMVELKVILSLILSKFSFTLSPAYRHSPAFKLTIEPQHGVNLIVRKL; translated from the exons ATGATAGTATCAGTGGTGTTGGGTGGTGTTGTAGGGTTGTTCATATATCTCTATAATACTTTGATTTTGAATCCAAAAAGGCTTCAATTAAGGCTTGGAAAGCAAGGGATAAGAGGCCCTTCACCTTCATTTCTAGTTGGAAATATTCCTCAAATCAAGAGGATACAAACCCAGAAAGCCCACTCAACAACTCCAAAACATGTCCCGATTGCTCATGACTGGTATTGCACTCTCTTCGCATATATTGAACAGTGGAGAAATCAATACG GAGCAATGTTCACATATTCATCTGGAAACACACAACTGCTTTGCATAACGGATCCAGAGATGGTGAAGCAGATAAGCCTGTGCACATCTTTGAAGCTAGGAAAGCCTGCTTATATGTTGAAGGAGAGGAAGCCTATGTTTGGGGAGGGCATCATCTCATCAAGTGGTCATATTTGGGCTTACCAAAAGAAAGTCATTGCTCCTGAGCTATACTTGGACAAGGTTAAG GGCATGGTGGACTTAATGGTGGTTTCCACAAGCTCAATGCTAAGATCCTGGGAGAGTCGAATCGACAAAGAGGGAGGAATTGCAGAGATTAAAGTTGACGAGTACTTGAGAAACTCAACTGCGGATGTAATCTCAAGAGCTTGTTTCGGAAGCAGTTATGACCAAGGAAAGGACATTTTCTTAAAGCTTAGAACTCTTCAACAGGTCATGTCCAAGGCGTTTCTATATTTTGGTGTTCCTGGCTTCAG ACATTTGCCCACCAAAACTAACAGAGAGACATGGAGACTAGAGAAAGAGATCGATTCAATGATATTAAGGATAGTGAAGCAGCGAATTAGGGCTGCAGAAGAGAAGGACCTTATGCAAATGATACTCAAGGGCGCCAAGACTGGTGATGGTGAGTATGATGGTGCGTCATTGGGCATAAGTCCTGAGAAGTTTATGGTCGATAATTGCAAGAACATATACTTTGCTGGCCATGAAACCACTGCAACAACCGCCGCATGGGCCTTAATGCTCTTAGCCACACATCCAGAATGGCAAACTCGCGCCCGCAACGAGGTGCTTGAAATTTGCAAGGATGGCGCCCTCCCTGATGCTGATATGCTCCGAAGCATGAAAACA TTGACTATGGTGATTCAAGAGACATTGAGGCTATATCCGGTGGCAGCATTTCTGGCAAGACAAGGCTCGGAAGACATGCAGTTCAAAGACATCATAGTTCCAAAGAACGTAGTAATTTGGATCCCAGTTCCATTCCTACACCAGAACCCTGATGTCTGGGGGCCGGACGCCCACCTATTCAACCCAGAAAGGTTTGCCAATGGAATCCTGGGGGCTTGCAAGATACCGCAGGCGTATATGCACTTCGGGATGGGGATTCGCACTTGCGTCGGCCAGCAATTCGCCATGGTGGAGTTGAAGGTGATCTTGTCCCTCATTCTCTCCAAGTTTAGCTTCACTCTCTCGCCTGCATACCGACATTCTCCTGCCTTTAAGTTGACCATTGAACCACAACATGGGGTTAATCTCATTGTAAGGAAACTGTGA